The Montipora foliosa isolate CH-2021 chromosome 14, ASM3666993v2, whole genome shotgun sequence genome window below encodes:
- the LOC137985527 gene encoding uncharacterized protein, which yields MKESIVAEEDWRILHCHIKYPALLRSKHHLTSLIVQERRDNVKHRGVKDTLTELRLHYWMPKRRQVVKTLLRKCTVCSKIQGRPYSAPAAPDLPGFRVENSYPFANTGVDFAGPLYVKNVFGRESKMHKVYIALYTCTSTRAVHLDLVPSLDAQSFIRSLKRFLA from the coding sequence ATGAAGGAATCTATCGTTGCAGAGGAAGATTGGAGAATTCTGCATTGCCATATCAAGTATCCAGCGCTATTACGTTCAAAACACCACCTGACGTCATTGATTGTTCAAGAACGTCGTGACAATGTGAAACATCGAGGTGTTAAGGATACATTGACTGAGCTTCGGTTGCATTACTGGATGCCCAAACGAAGACAGGTGGTGAAAACCCTGCTCCGGAAATGCACTGTATGCTCAAAGATACAGGGGAGGCCTTACAGTGCCCCTGCAGCTCCTGACCTTCCTGGATTTAGAGTAGAGAACAGTTATCCGTTTGCAAACACTGGGGTGGATTTTGCTGGTCCACTTTACGTGAAGAATGTGTTTGGTAGAGAATCAAAGATGCACAAGGTCTACATAGCGTTGTACACGTGCACTAGTACCAGAGCAGTTCACCTTGACTTAGTCCCTTCATTGGATGCCCAGTCGTTCATAAGAAGTTTGAAAAGATTCTTGGCTTGA
- the LOC137985526 gene encoding uncharacterized protein encodes MHPALPDNYSLSYSHLASLIGRLRKSPEVLREFDRVIKDQQSKGIVETVSSDDATHVHYLPHREVVQSDKQTTKLRIVFDASAKKDGPSLNECVHAGPPLTPLLMDIMMRLHCHQIALIGDIEKAFLMVGVNEADGDVLCFLWVKDSFASEPKVEIKRFTRLVFGVSSSPFLLNATL; translated from the coding sequence ATGCACCCTGCCTTACCTGACAATTACAGCTTGAGTTATTCCCATTTGGCTTCGTTGATTGGACGTTTGAGGAAGAGTCCTGAAGTTCTGCGCGAGTTCGACAGGGTGATCAAGGATCAACAATCCAAAGGCATTGTAGAAACTGTCAGTTCAGATGATGCCACGCATGTTCACTATTTGCCTCACCGAGAAGTTGTCCAATCAGACAAGCAGACCACAAAACTCCGGATTGTTTTTGATGCCTCTGCAAAAAAGGATGGCCCATCCCTGAATGAATGTGTGCACGCTGGACCGCCTCTGACGCCACTGCTCATGGATATCATGATGAGGCTCCATTGTCATCAGATCGCCCTCATTGGAGATATAGAAAAGGCTTTCTTGATGGTTGGAGTCAACGAGGCAGATGGCGATGTATTGTGTTTTCTGTGGGTGAAAGATTCATTTGCCAGTGAACCGAAAGTAGAGATAAAGAGGTTCACCCGCCTGGTGTTTGGTGTGTCGTCCAGTCCCTTCCTGCTGAATGCCACTCTATGA
- the LOC137985525 gene encoding uncharacterized protein has protein sequence MKSDTWDVNELIEIFKEELEARTKSGFVVGSGSVVEKPWLTPKIPCDLITAAALFLSERGQANCYFCNHLGHRSFNCTSVTDPEKRKEILKKKGRCFVCLRRSHVSNCCPSEYKCKKCLGRHHISVCSGGFQLPQDVTQNATQATANVSNPRSGKTMQVRLVFDSGSQRSYIANSLRSSLVLLCLRYENLVIKTFGAGSDQPKRCDVVQLCVSKAVGGLNLYVDAYDVPSICAPLSQQKIESAQASYEHFSSLELANSSTGGDGMPIDILIGSDFYWQFMTGEIRFGMYGGPVAINTHMGWVLSGPVYELRQMLVDSSTHLSHTHVLRLDTE, from the exons ATGAAATCAGATACCTGGGATGTCAACGAGTTGATCGAAATATTCAAGGAAGAATTGGAGGCACGTACGAAAAGTGGATTTGTAGTAGGCTCCGGAAGTGTTGTGGAAAAGCCTTGGTTGACACCCAAGATACCTTGTGACCTGATTACTGCAGCAGCGTTGTTTCTGTCAGAGCGAGGGCAAGCAAACTGTTATTTTTGCAATCACCTGGGTCATAGGTCGTTCAACTGCACTTCAGTCACTGATCCAGAGAAGAGGAAagagattttaaagaaaaagggACGGTGTTTTGTCTGTCTGAGAAGAAGTCACGTTTCAAATTGTTGCCCGTCGGAATACAAATGCAAGAAATGCCTTGGAAGACATCATATTAGCGTTTGTTCCGGAGGTTTCCAGTTGCCGCAAGATGTCACACAAAACGCCACACAAG CAACAGCAAATGTTTCTAACCCAAGAAGTGGGAAGACAATGCAGGTGAGACTAGTTTTTGATAGTGGATCTCAGCGGTCTTACATTGCAAATAGTTTGAGGAGCTCCCTCGTGCTTCTGTGCTTGCGTTATGAGAACTTAGTGATCAAGACATTTGGTGCAGGTTCTGACCAACCAAAACGCTGTGATGTGGTGCAACTGTGTGTGAGCAAAGCAGTAGGTGGACTGAACTTGTATGTTGATGCTTATGACGTACCTAGTATTTGTGCTCCGTTATCACAACAGAAGATTGAATCAGCCCAAGCCTCTTATGAGCATTTCTCGTCCCTGGAGTTAGCCAACAGTTCAACTGGTGGAGATGGAATGCCGATTGACATTCTAATCGGAAGTGATTTTTACTGGCAGTTTATGACAGGTGAAATACGGTTTGGAATGTATGGGGGACCAGTTGCGATTAATACTCATATGGGATGGGTCTTATCAGGCCCCGTTTATGAGTTACGGCAGATGTTGGTTGACTCTTCTACCCACCTGAGCCACACCCACGTGTTGAGGCTGGACACTGAATAA